Proteins encoded within one genomic window of Micromonospora halotolerans:
- the recN gene encoding DNA repair protein RecN encodes MLEELRITGLGVIEDTTLPLTGGMNVITGETGAGKTMVVTGLGLLFGGRADAGRVRAQPGRAVVEGRLRLDGRVAETVHARIIDAGGEPDEDGSLLLSRTVTVEGRSRAHLGGRGMPVSMLGEVGEQVVAVHGQSDQLRLLRPAEQRAALDRFAGPEHEKLLDALRETHTRWRAVVDDLADRRRNARERNQEADLLRLGLDEITRVDPQPGEDDELKAEAQRLEHAEGLRTAAQLAQQCVAGGVEAADDTPDATALLGTARRTLEAQAGTDPALGELAARLEEAATLVTDVSAELSTYLAALDADPARLQTVYERRAALRGLTRKYADDVDGVIAWAERARTRLSDLNTSDDLLDELDREAARLAGEVADLAGRVSTSRQEAAVRFAEQVTVELAGLAMPHARIDVAVLPRPAGRAEPSLPVNGVEAGVGPDGADEVELRLLAHPGAPALPLQRGASGGELSRVMLAIEVVFAGSGGPPTLVFDEVDAGVGGQAAVEIGRRLARLARSHQVLVVTHLPQVAAFADRHLVVAKDTGGAVTTSGVRVVEDTERARELARMLAGLPDSDLGIAHAEELLAVAAKERRP; translated from the coding sequence GTGCTGGAAGAGCTGCGCATCACCGGACTGGGCGTCATCGAGGACACCACGCTGCCGCTGACCGGCGGGATGAACGTCATCACCGGCGAGACCGGTGCGGGCAAGACGATGGTGGTGACCGGCCTGGGTCTGCTCTTCGGCGGCCGGGCCGACGCCGGCCGGGTCCGGGCCCAACCGGGCCGCGCCGTGGTGGAGGGCCGGCTGCGCCTGGACGGCCGGGTGGCCGAGACGGTGCACGCCCGGATCATCGACGCGGGCGGCGAACCCGACGAGGACGGCTCGCTGCTGCTGAGCCGCACGGTCACCGTCGAGGGCCGGTCCCGCGCGCACCTGGGCGGCCGCGGCATGCCGGTGTCGATGCTGGGCGAGGTCGGCGAGCAGGTGGTGGCCGTGCACGGCCAGTCCGACCAGCTGCGCCTGCTGCGCCCCGCCGAGCAGCGGGCCGCGCTCGACCGGTTCGCCGGCCCGGAGCACGAGAAGCTGCTCGACGCGCTGCGCGAGACGCACACCCGGTGGCGGGCGGTGGTCGACGACCTGGCCGACCGGCGGCGCAACGCGCGCGAGCGCAACCAGGAGGCCGACCTGCTCCGGCTCGGCCTCGACGAGATCACCCGGGTCGACCCGCAGCCGGGCGAGGACGACGAGCTGAAGGCGGAGGCGCAGCGCCTGGAGCACGCCGAGGGGCTGCGCACCGCGGCCCAGCTGGCCCAGCAGTGCGTGGCCGGCGGCGTGGAGGCGGCCGACGACACCCCCGACGCCACCGCCCTGCTCGGCACCGCCCGGCGCACCCTGGAGGCGCAGGCCGGCACCGACCCTGCCCTGGGCGAGCTTGCCGCCCGGCTGGAGGAGGCGGCCACCCTGGTCACCGACGTCTCCGCCGAGCTGTCGACCTACCTGGCCGCGCTGGACGCCGACCCGGCCCGCCTGCAGACCGTCTACGAGCGCCGGGCCGCGCTGCGCGGCCTCACCCGGAAGTACGCCGACGACGTCGACGGGGTGATCGCCTGGGCCGAGCGGGCCCGCACCCGACTGTCCGACCTGAACACCTCCGACGACCTGCTGGACGAGCTGGACCGGGAGGCGGCCCGGCTCGCCGGTGAGGTGGCCGACCTGGCCGGCCGGGTCTCCACCTCCCGACAGGAGGCCGCGGTCCGCTTCGCCGAGCAGGTCACCGTCGAGCTGGCCGGGCTGGCCATGCCGCACGCCCGGATCGACGTGGCCGTGCTGCCCCGGCCGGCCGGGCGGGCCGAGCCGAGCCTGCCGGTCAACGGGGTCGAGGCCGGCGTCGGCCCGGACGGCGCCGACGAGGTGGAGCTGCGGCTGCTCGCCCACCCGGGCGCTCCGGCGCTGCCGTTGCAGCGGGGCGCCTCCGGTGGCGAGCTGTCCCGGGTGATGCTCGCCATCGAGGTGGTCTTCGCCGGCTCCGGCGGCCCGCCCACCCTGGTCTTCGACGAGGTCGACGCGGGCGTCGGCGGGCAGGCCGCGGTGGAGATCGGCCGCCGGCTGGCCCGGCTGGCCCGCAGCCACCAGGTGCTCGTGGTCACCCACCTGCCGCAGGTCGCGGCGTTCGCCGACCGGCACCTGGTGGTGGCGAAGGACACCGGGGGAGCGGTCACCACGAGCGGCGTGCGGGTGGTGGAGGACACCGAGCGGGCCCGCGAGCTGGCCCGGATGCTCGCCGGTTTGCCGGACTCGGATCTGGGTATCGCGCATGCCGAGGAGCTCCTGGCGGTGGCGGCCAAGGAAAGGCGCCCCTGA